One Verrucomicrobiales bacterium DNA window includes the following coding sequences:
- a CDS encoding SGNH/GDSL hydrolase family protein, giving the protein MKSIFSFLASAALLFTASATAADFAMRDGDRVVFLGDSITEQRLYTTYIEAYALTRHPEWKISFRNVGWGGDTSWLRQRARPDEAKLFAADDTAQQKMVEDSVQRGLDRDVLPLKPTFITIKFGMNDHSYQAFRPDIFSAYSKSQAQLNKVLSANGARVTFLTPQPIEDKRPDPEKDVRNQSLRKFSDGLKEVASKGGAGFVDMFAPYMGLMLAARAHDAQAIIGGGDAVHPGPAGQTLMAWAVLKGLNASALVSRVQVDVAKGSAEVERCQVSALKATTTEVSFDRLDDSLPFPTDERAESALKLAPVVDELSQYSLRVAGLAPGNYEISIDGETVLKTDAEALAKGLNLSNNAGAITKQAREVLGLVFQKNNTFFRRWRDVQLFNFPSWAKSAAVEATRSAELKRLDEEVAATEAKIDKARKPKGHRFVIKAITK; this is encoded by the coding sequence ATGAAATCTATCTTCTCCTTCTTAGCCTCCGCGGCACTGTTGTTCACGGCTTCCGCGACTGCAGCAGACTTCGCCATGCGGGATGGCGATCGGGTCGTATTCCTCGGCGACAGCATCACCGAGCAACGCCTCTATACCACTTACATCGAAGCCTATGCGCTGACACGACATCCAGAGTGGAAGATCTCCTTCCGCAACGTTGGCTGGGGTGGCGACACCTCCTGGCTACGCCAACGCGCCCGCCCGGACGAGGCCAAGCTCTTCGCCGCTGACGACACCGCTCAGCAAAAAATGGTTGAGGATTCGGTCCAACGCGGACTCGATCGCGATGTGCTCCCGCTGAAACCCACGTTCATCACCATCAAGTTCGGAATGAACGACCACTCCTACCAGGCCTTCCGTCCCGACATTTTCAGCGCCTACAGCAAAAGCCAAGCTCAGCTGAACAAGGTTCTATCGGCCAATGGAGCGAGAGTCACATTCCTCACCCCGCAACCCATCGAGGACAAAAGACCCGACCCCGAGAAAGACGTCCGCAACCAGTCGTTGCGCAAGTTCTCGGATGGACTTAAGGAAGTTGCATCCAAGGGAGGAGCTGGTTTCGTCGACATGTTCGCCCCGTACATGGGCCTGATGCTGGCCGCACGCGCCCACGATGCTCAGGCGATCATCGGAGGCGGCGACGCGGTTCATCCCGGACCGGCAGGCCAGACACTCATGGCCTGGGCCGTTTTAAAGGGCCTCAACGCTTCAGCGCTGGTCTCCCGCGTGCAGGTCGATGTTGCCAAGGGAAGCGCTGAGGTCGAACGCTGCCAGGTGAGCGCACTGAAAGCCACCACCACCGAAGTCAGCTTTGACCGCCTGGACGACTCCCTCCCCTTCCCCACCGACGAACGAGCCGAGTCCGCTCTCAAGCTGGCACCCGTGGTGGATGAGCTCAGCCAATACTCGCTACGGGTCGCCGGACTAGCCCCGGGAAATTATGAGATAAGCATCGACGGGGAAACGGTGCTGAAAACGGACGCCGAAGCGCTGGCCAAAGGCCTCAATCTTTCCAACAACGCTGGCGCCATCACCAAGCAGGCACGGGAGGTGCTTGGGCTGGTGTTCCAAAAAAATAACACCTTCTTCCGCCGGTGGCGGGATGTGCAACTCTTCAACTTCCCCTCCTGGGCCAAATCCGCCGCGGTCGAGGCCACTCGCTCTGCGGAACTGAAGCGTTTGGATGAGGAGGTTGCAGCCACTGAAGCCAAGATCGACAAGGCTCGCAAACCCAAGGGTCATCGATTCGTGATCAAGGCCATCACCAAGTAA
- a CDS encoding class I SAM-dependent methyltransferase gives MTRQISFFEDATETPDLPAPFARQKRVQSHAHPPNGVADAAAFARCIRDFRDFGKSTVEIPIQVTLPDQTTLCIPGFVNEYWTSAQRAASRLHEISYRACFKPQLPRFFVEHLTQPGERVYDPFMGRGTTLIEAALLGRVPMGCDINPLSVRLVRPRLDPPTLPEVAARLNEIDLKYSGELREDLLVFYHRETLEAITALKHYLLRREKTGTFDAVDDWIGMVALNRLTGHSPGFFSVYTLPPNQATSVASQIRINEKRQQVPPVRDVAAIILKKSKQLLAGLDASTRRTLAGVASKARLLTSNSSATSELRSGSVDLVVTSPPFLDVVQYAADNWLRCWFLGIDAHEVPITMTSRLSRWRETMTEVLKELHRVLKPGGYVAFEVGEVNGGKVKLEEHVIPAGVAAGLKPEFVLINDQEFTKTANCWGVDNNGKGTNTNRVVFLTKS, from the coding sequence ATGACGCGGCAAATTTCGTTTTTTGAGGATGCAACGGAAACCCCGGATTTACCGGCGCCGTTCGCTCGTCAGAAGCGTGTTCAGTCCCATGCACATCCGCCGAATGGTGTGGCGGATGCTGCGGCGTTTGCTCGCTGCATCCGAGACTTCCGGGACTTCGGGAAGTCCACTGTTGAGATACCTATCCAGGTGACGTTGCCGGACCAAACCACCCTATGCATTCCGGGTTTCGTCAATGAGTATTGGACCTCGGCTCAGCGCGCCGCCTCCCGGCTCCATGAGATCTCTTATCGCGCCTGTTTCAAGCCGCAGCTGCCGCGGTTTTTTGTCGAGCATCTCACCCAGCCTGGCGAACGTGTTTATGATCCCTTCATGGGACGAGGAACCACCCTGATTGAAGCCGCGCTCCTCGGTCGCGTGCCGATGGGATGCGACATAAATCCGCTCAGTGTTCGTCTGGTTCGGCCTCGCCTCGATCCTCCAACTCTACCGGAAGTCGCGGCACGGCTGAACGAGATTGACCTGAAATACTCCGGTGAGCTTCGGGAGGATTTGCTGGTGTTTTACCATCGTGAGACGCTGGAGGCGATCACAGCATTGAAGCACTATCTGCTGCGGCGTGAAAAGACGGGGACTTTTGATGCGGTGGATGACTGGATCGGGATGGTGGCCTTAAACCGGCTGACCGGCCACTCCCCCGGTTTCTTTTCGGTGTACACCTTACCTCCTAACCAGGCGACTTCGGTTGCGTCACAAATCCGCATCAATGAGAAACGCCAGCAGGTGCCGCCGGTGCGGGATGTTGCCGCGATTATTCTGAAAAAGTCCAAGCAGTTGCTGGCGGGGTTGGATGCGTCGACCCGAAGGACACTGGCGGGGGTTGCTTCGAAGGCCCGATTGCTCACCTCGAACAGTTCGGCCACTTCTGAGCTCCGTTCGGGATCGGTGGACTTGGTGGTGACCTCGCCGCCCTTCCTCGATGTGGTGCAGTACGCCGCCGACAATTGGCTTCGCTGCTGGTTCTTGGGGATCGACGCCCATGAGGTTCCGATTACCATGACCAGCAGGCTGAGCCGCTGGCGGGAGACGATGACCGAGGTTTTGAAGGAGCTTCATCGGGTATTGAAGCCCGGCGGATATGTCGCCTTCGAGGTGGGGGAAGTGAACGGCGGCAAGGTGAAGCTTGAGGAACACGTCATTCCAGCAGGGGTTGCGGCGGGGTTGAAGCCTGAATTTGTGCTGATTAATGACCAGGAGTTTACCAAAACGGCCAATTGCTGGGGTGTCGATAACAATGGCAAGGGGACCAACACAAACCGAGTCGTGTTTCTGACTAAGAGTTGA
- a CDS encoding Lrp/AsnC family transcriptional regulator, producing the protein MDPLLQLLKENAALRPAQLALLVNLTEAEVAARIKAYEEEGVILAYRTILNEDKLSEEKVRAVIEVKITPERGGGFDRLAERISKYSEVQSCYLMSGSYDLMVLLEGNTLREVSTFVSEKLATIQGVLSTSTHFILKPYKQQGVLIHQEAPEARLAVTP; encoded by the coding sequence ATGGATCCGTTGCTTCAACTGTTGAAGGAAAACGCCGCCCTTCGGCCGGCGCAGCTCGCTTTATTGGTGAATCTCACGGAGGCGGAGGTCGCAGCGCGTATCAAGGCGTATGAGGAGGAGGGGGTTATCCTGGCCTACCGCACCATCCTGAATGAGGACAAGCTGTCCGAAGAGAAGGTCCGGGCGGTTATCGAGGTCAAGATCACGCCCGAACGGGGCGGTGGTTTTGATCGTCTGGCGGAGCGCATCTCCAAGTATTCGGAGGTTCAGTCCTGCTATTTGATGTCGGGCTCTTACGATCTGATGGTGCTGCTGGAGGGCAACACTCTGCGCGAGGTATCCACTTTTGTCTCCGAGAAGTTGGCAACGATCCAGGGCGTGCTCTCGACCTCCACTCACTTCATTCTCAAGCCGTACAAGCAACAAGGGGTGTTGATCCATCAGGAAGCGCCCGAAGCTCGTTTGGCGGTTACCCCCTGA
- a CDS encoding helix-turn-helix domain-containing protein, which produces MPTVAEQLRTARQAANLTLNQVADTTKLKAEQIDALERADYSSFPAPVYIRGSIRTYGKLLKLDVPKLMAQLDEEFSDTKELSDPPPLTPPASGFLDWVMLQFSKLDWRIVVGLGGVLLVLIVVWSLVRPANHVKKADPLSNLGPGLYSPRPTSRGDTLPLPTNAPPR; this is translated from the coding sequence ATGCCCACCGTCGCTGAACAACTTCGCACCGCTCGTCAGGCCGCCAACCTGACTCTGAATCAGGTTGCTGACACCACCAAGCTCAAGGCAGAGCAGATCGACGCTCTGGAGCGGGCCGACTACTCTTCCTTTCCGGCCCCGGTCTACATCCGCGGATCCATTCGCACCTACGGCAAGCTCCTCAAGTTGGATGTTCCGAAATTGATGGCTCAGCTTGATGAGGAGTTTTCGGACACCAAAGAGCTGAGCGACCCGCCACCACTCACCCCTCCGGCTAGCGGCTTCCTCGACTGGGTGATGCTGCAGTTCTCCAAACTCGATTGGCGGATTGTCGTCGGGTTGGGGGGGGTGCTGCTGGTTCTGATCGTGGTTTGGTCGTTGGTCCGGCCGGCCAACCATGTTAAGAAGGCAGATCCGCTGTCGAATCTGGGGCCTGGCCTGTACTCGCCTCGTCCGACGAGCCGTGGCGATACACTGCCGCTGCCGACGAACGCTCCTCCGCGGTGA
- a CDS encoding AGE family epimerase/isomerase — MMRASLSLILMLVGLPCAFTLLPAAEISPGLDEFRQQAERCRRLLRSSVVDFYLPHCVDGTNGGYFQDLRGGRFASSGEKFLTLQARQLWSFSIFAEEGIERAASLSAARSGYDFIQRRMWDAERGGYFSKVDDRGAILDDRKHAYLNSFALYGLAAYFRASGDSSALQAAKSLFQVFELRFRDRVNGGYHEFFHRDWLPVTDDKAGRYVGAIGTKTYNTHLHLLEAFAELYRAWPDPLVARRLQELIVINTSTILHPEYRCNLDGWWPDWRRVETPQNLRASYGHDVECVWLVLDAARTVGLAPHTLRSWAETLAGYSLTYGFDSQHGGFFYSGELGKAADDTKKEWWVQAEALVGLLTLYQETGQPRYYRAFRQTLDFTEAHLVAKEGSWWATRNADGSPSRNLSRTSMWQGAYHNGRALLWSARILEALGLQRKSP; from the coding sequence ATGATGCGAGCTTCTCTCAGTCTGATCCTGATGCTGGTCGGTCTTCCCTGCGCATTTACTCTCCTCCCCGCTGCCGAGATCTCGCCGGGATTGGATGAGTTTCGGCAGCAGGCCGAGCGTTGCCGTCGGCTCCTGCGCTCGAGCGTGGTGGACTTTTACCTTCCGCACTGTGTCGATGGCACCAACGGCGGCTATTTTCAGGATCTCCGGGGCGGACGATTTGCGTCTTCGGGGGAGAAGTTTTTGACGCTGCAAGCCCGGCAGCTTTGGTCGTTCAGCATTTTCGCCGAGGAAGGGATTGAGCGGGCTGCCTCTCTCTCAGCGGCGCGTTCGGGCTACGACTTTATCCAGCGGCGGATGTGGGATGCCGAACGAGGTGGGTATTTCTCCAAAGTGGATGATCGTGGCGCTATCCTCGACGACCGCAAGCACGCATATCTGAACTCATTCGCCCTGTATGGGTTGGCGGCTTATTTTCGGGCCAGTGGCGATTCAAGCGCACTCCAGGCGGCCAAATCCCTGTTCCAGGTTTTTGAGCTGCGCTTTCGGGATCGAGTGAATGGTGGGTATCACGAGTTTTTCCATCGCGATTGGTTGCCGGTGACGGACGACAAGGCAGGGCGCTACGTGGGTGCCATCGGCACCAAGACCTACAACACGCATTTGCATCTGCTGGAAGCATTCGCTGAGCTGTATCGGGCGTGGCCCGATCCGCTGGTGGCTCGTCGGCTCCAGGAGTTGATCGTGATCAATACCAGCACCATTCTGCATCCGGAGTATCGCTGCAATCTGGATGGTTGGTGGCCCGATTGGCGGCGCGTGGAAACGCCCCAGAATTTGCGGGCCAGTTATGGTCACGATGTGGAGTGTGTGTGGCTGGTGCTGGATGCCGCGCGCACGGTGGGCCTGGCGCCGCACACCTTGCGGAGTTGGGCTGAAACCCTGGCCGGCTACAGCCTCACCTATGGATTTGATTCCCAGCACGGAGGGTTCTTTTACTCAGGTGAGTTGGGGAAGGCGGCGGACGACACAAAAAAGGAATGGTGGGTGCAAGCCGAGGCTCTGGTGGGCTTGTTGACGCTGTACCAGGAAACTGGGCAGCCCCGCTACTACCGCGCCTTCCGTCAGACCCTGGATTTCACGGAGGCCCACCTGGTGGCTAAGGAGGGCAGTTGGTGGGCGACCCGCAATGCCGACGGCTCTCCGAGTCGAAATCTGTCCCGAACATCCATGTGGCAAGGGGCCTACCACAACGGTCGCGCGCTGCTTTGGTCGGCACGAATCCTCGAGGCGTTGGGTTTGCAGAGGAAGAGTCCCTAA